CTGCGCCTCCCTCGGAACCCGTTCCCGGCCTTGGAGGCGGCCACATCGGCCGACCCCCGGCTCGCGCTGGTCGCGCCAACCATCGTCGGTTCGTCCGGCCGGCCCGAGGACGCCGTGCGCGGAAACCTGACCCTCCCCTCGCTGCTGCGGCGAAGCCGCGGACACCGCTTGGCACTGCAGGTCGACCAGCCTGCGGTGGCCGGCCAGCCGTTCTACTGGCTCGCCGGCATGTTCCTGTTGGCGCGGGCGGACGCTTTCCGGGCCGTGGGAGGCTTCGACGAACGCTTCTTCCTCTACTGCGAGGACTACGACCTGTGCGCCAGGGTCTATGCCGCAGGTTACGCGCTGGCGCCGGTGGCCGCCGCCAGTGCCATCCACGATGCGCAACGGGACAGCCATCGCGCCTTCAAGTACCTGCGCTGGCACGTCGAAAGCCTGCTGAAGGTCTGGACATCCCGGGCGTTCTGGCGGGTCACCCTGGATCGCCGCGCCCGGCATCCGAATTCCTGATCGATTTGCCCTCGTTCGCCCTTGCTCGGCCGGGCACTGGCGTCACAATGCGAGCTTCGATTCGTACCGGTTGTTCCAGGACGGCCGAATCAGGCTGTATCAACTGCCCGCGTCCATGATCTATTTCACCAGCTGTTTTCTAGCCGGCCTGTTTGCCACCTTGATAACGATGCGATCATCGGTACGTTTCGCGAACTTGTTCGCCGACCATGACCTGCGCGGCGTCCAGAAATTCCATGCGCGTCCCGTCCCCCGCGTGGGTGGCATCGGCGTCATGCTCGGCCTGGTGGCCGGCGCGATCGTCGCCGAGATGAACCACGCGCCCTTCGCTCCCTCCATCTGGTTGCTGATGGCCTGCGCGCTACCGGCGTTCGGCGCCGGCATCGCGGAAGACCTGACCAAGAAAGTCACGCCCCGTTGGCGACTCCTGGCCACGGCCGTCTCAGCCGGCCTCGCAGCCTGGCTGCTCAACGGGCTCATCCTGCGGACGCACATCCCCGGACTCGACCTGCTGCTGCCCTGGACCCCGTTCGCCGTCGCGCTCACGCTGTTCACGGTGGCCGGCGTCGCCAACGCCATCAACATCATCGACGGCTTCAACGGCCTCGCGTCGATGTGCGTGTTCATGATGATCCTGGCCATGGCGTACGTGGCGTTCCAGGTGGGCGACACCTTCGTCTTCACGGCCTGCCTCATCACGGCGGGCGCCGTGCTGGGCTTCTTCGTCTGGAACTTCCCCGCGGGCCTGATCTTCCTGGGTGACGGCGGCGCCTACCTGCTCGGGTTCCTGCTGGCCGAGCTGGGCATCCTGCTCGTGCACCGCAACGCCAACGTCTCGCCCATCTTCCCGCTGCTGCTCTGCGCCTACCCCATCTTCGAGACCATCTTCACGATGTACCGGCGCAAGTTCGTGCGGGGCGTGGCCACGGCGGCGCCCGACGGCATCCACCTGCACACGCTGATCCACCGCCGCCTGATCCGCTGGACGCTGCAGAACAACCTCGAGCGCCGGCGCCTCACGCGCCGCAACTCGATGACGTCGCCGTACCTGTGGCTGCTGTGCCTGACCTCGGTGATCCCGAGCGTGCTGTGGTGGAACAGCACGGCGATCCTGTCGTGGTTCCTGCTGGCCTTCGTGATCGCGTACGTGTGGCTCTACGCCCGCATCGTGCGTTTCAAGACGCCCCGCTGGATGGTGTTCCGCCGCCACCGCTGAGCGGATTCAGCGCGCGTCGTACTCCGGCACGAACCGCTTGAGCGCCCGCCGGCACGCCGCCGGCTCGGTGGCCCCATCCACGCTGTCGAGCCAGGCCAGCAGCGCCTGCATCCAGTCGTCCCCCGCCCGCTCCTGCAGCCGCGCGATGCGCAGCCGCGGGTGTTTCGACGCCAGCGTGTCGTCCGCATCCGCCAGCAGCTCCTCGTAGAGCTTCTCGCCCGGGCGCAGGCCGCTGAACACGATGGGGATCTCCCCGTCGCGGTGGCCGGACAGGCGGATCAGGTCGCGCGCGAGGTCGACGATCTTGACGGGCTCGCCCATGTCGAGCACGTACACCTCGCCGCTGCCGGCCAGCGCCGCCGCCTGCAGCACGAGGCGCGCGGCCTCGGGGATGGTCATGAAGTAGCGGGTGATCTCCGGGTGGGTGACCGTGATCGGGCCGCCCTTGGCGATCTGTTCCTTGAACTTCGGGATGACGCTGCCGCTCGAACCCAGCACGTTGCCGAAACGCACCGCGACGAACGAGGTGGCGTGGTCCTGCGTGGCCATGTGGGACAGCACCATCTCGGCCGCGCGTTTGCTCGCGCCCATCACGTTGGTGGGGTTCACCGCCTTGTCGGTCGAGATCAGCACGAAACGTTCGGCGCCGCAGCGCGCGGCGGCCGTCGCGGCGTGCCACGTGCCGAGCGTGTTGTTCCTCACGGCGAGCCAGGCGTTCTCGTCCTCCATCAGCGGCACGTGCTTGTAGGCCGCGGCATGCACCACGAGTTGCGGGCGGTGCGCGAGGCAGGCGTGTTCGATCTGCGGGAGCTGCTTCACGTCGCCGATCAGGCGCACGAGCGGCAGGTGCGGATGGAGTTCGGCCAGTTGCTGCTCGACCTGGTACAGCGCGAACTCGCTCTGCTCGAACAGCACGAGGCGCGACGGGCCGTAGCGCGCGATCTGGCGGCACAACTCCGAGCCGATGGAGCCGCCGGCGCCGGTCACGAGCACCGTCTTGCCCGAGATCAGGCCCGAGACGCCGGGTTCGTCGAGCACCACCGGCTCGCGGCCGAGCAGGTCTTCCGGTTCGATGGTGCGGACGCGTTCGATGCGCGCGCTGCCGTCCTGGAGTTCGCTCATCGACGGCACGGTCAGCACCGGCAGGCCGGCCGACGCCGCGAGGTCCACCGCACGCCGGCGCCGGGCCGCGGACGACCCGGGCAGCGCGACGATCACGTGGGTCGCCCCGGCGATCACGTCGGGCCGGCCCACGTCGGCCAGCGGCCCCAGCACCTCGACGCCGCCGATGCGGGCGCCCTGCTTCGCCGGGTCGTCGTCGAGCAGCCCGAGCACGATCCAGCCCTGCTGGTGGATGGTGGCCAGCAGCCGCTTGGCGGCCTCGCCCGCGCCCATCACGATGGCGCGGCGCACCTCGGTGTCGCTGCCCGTGATGCGCGAGCGCGCCTGCTCGTACAGCATGCGGTACGCGATGCGCACGCCGAACACGGCCATCAGCGCGATGAAGGGGTGCAGCGCCAGCACCGCGCGGGGCACCTGGTGCAGCTGCGCCATCGACACCGCGATGGCGCAGACCGCGCCGGCCACGAGGCACGCGATGGTGAGCCGCTTGACCTCGCCGAAGCCCGCGAAGCGCCACATGCCGCGGGGAATGCCCGCGAGCGCGAACACCGAGAGGTACACCACGATCACGCCGGCCATCACCCACCCGTCGTAGCCGGGCCGCGCGGACAGCCAGCGCTCGAAGCCGAGGCGGAACAGGTAGGTGACGTTCCAGCTGAACGCGACCATCAGGCCGTCCACGGCGAGCGACAGCGGCTGGCGGTGCGGCCGCACCCGGGCGAGGAAGCCGTCGAGGCGGTGCCAGATCGTGAGGGAGGAGGTCATGGAAGGAACACGAGGCGCAGGGTGCGGCCGATCAGCCGCAGGTCGGTGGCGAGCGAGGCCTGCTCGACGTACCGGACGGCGAGCGCGAGTTTCGCCGGCATCACCACGTTGACGTACTCGGCCTCGGGGTCGGCCGCGGCGGCGAGGACGGCCGCCTCGTCGCGGTACTCGAGCGATGCGGGGTCGGTGATGCCCGGACGCACGCTGAGCACCCGGTCGCGCACGTCGGCCGGGTACAACGCGACGTAGCGGGGCACCTCCGGACGCGGGCCCACGAGGCTCATGTCGCCCTTGAGCACGTCGATCAGCTGCACGAGTTCATCGAGCTTGTAGTGCCGCAGCACGCGGCCGGCCCGCGTGATCCGGCGGTCGGCGCCCACCGTGATCTCCGGTCCGGCGCCCGCGGGCGCATCGGCCATCGTGCGCAGCTTGTGGATGCGGAACGGGCGGCCGCCGCGTCCCACGCGCACCTGGCGGTAGAACACGGGGCCGGGCGAGTCGAACTTGATCCAGGCGGCGAGCGCGAGCAGCAGCGGCGAAAGCACGAGGAGCCCGAGCCCCGCGAGCAGCACGTCGAAGCACCGCTTGGCCATGGTCACGCGATGGCGGCGCGCAGCGCGGCGGCGACGCGGGCCACGTCGCCGTCGGCCATGCGGGTGTAGAGCGGCAGCGTCAGGCTGCGCTCATAGGCGTGCTGCGAATGCGGGAACTGCTCCGCCCGCAGCCCGCCGCGTTCGCGCCAGTAGGGCTGCAGGTGCAGCGGGATGTAGTGCACGCTGCACCCGATGCCGGCGGCGAAGAGGCGTTCGATCACGGTCTCGCGTGGCACGGCCACCGCGTCGCCGAGGCGGATGGGGTACAGGTGCCACGAGTGCACGTCGCCCGCCGGCGCCTTCGGCGGCAGCACGATGGGCAGGCCCGCCAGCGCCTCGTCGTAGAGGGCCGCCAGGGCCGCGCGGCGCTGCTGGAAGCGCTGCGCCTTGCGCAGCTGGTGGAGGCCGAGCGCCGAGGCGATGTCGGTCAGGTTGTACTTGAAGCCCGGGGCGATGACCTCGTAATACCAGCTGGGCGCCTTCGACTGGAAGCGGTCGAACGCGTCGCGGCTGATGCCGTGCAGGCGCATCACCTGGATGCGCTTGGCGATGGCCGGGTCGCGCGTGACGACCATGCCGCCCTCGCCCGTCGTGATGGTCTTGTTCGCGTAGAAGCTGAACACCGTGACGTCGGAGTCGAGCGTGCCCACGAGGCGGCCGCCCACGGTGGTGGGCAGCGCGTGCGCGGCGTCTTCCACCACCTTGAGGCCATGGCGCTTCGCGAGCGCGAGCAGGCGCGGCATGTCGACGGCCAGGCCGCCGAAGTGCACCGGGATCACGGCCTTCGTGCGCGGCGTGATGGCGGCTTCCACCGCGTCGACGTCGAGGTTCAGCGTGGCGGGGTCGATGTCGACCAGCACCACGTCGGCACCGAGGTAGCGCACCACCTCGGCCGTGGCGGTGAACGTGTGCGTGGTGGTGATGACCTCGTCGCCGGGGCCGATGCCCAGCGCCTCCAGCGCGAGGTGCAGGCCGGCCGTGGCCGAGTTCACCGCCATCGACTGCAGCGACGGGTCGCCGAGGAACGCGGTGAAGTCGGCCTCGAACCGGCGGGTTTTCGGGCCGGTGGTGATCCAGCCCGACTTCAGCGTGTCGACCACCTCGGCGATGTCCTCGTCGTCGATGTCGGGGAGCGCGAAGGGCAGGAAGGGAAGTTCGGAGGAAGACATGGCGATCAGGGCTTGGCGATCCAGCACAGCGCGTGCGTGCGCAGCACCGGCAGGGTGTTGAAGAGAGTGTAGAGCGCGGGGTGCAGGCGGGTCACCGTGCGGGCGATGGGCGGGGCGAGCGTGACGCGCCGCGTGGCGATGCGGCCGTGCGGGAACAGCGCGCGCACGCGCGACAGCGGCACGCCGCGCACGTCGCGGTTGCGCGGGTTGTTCACCGTGAAGTCGTACCAGAGCACCGCACCGCCGGGCCGCACCCAGCGCCACATCGTGTCGGCCAGGCGCTGCTGGAAGCCGTCGTCGAGCAGCGACGAGAACACGGTGGAGACGAAGACGATGTCGAGCGACGCGGCCGGCACCTCCAGCTGCAGCGCGTCGCCGGCGTGCAGCGCCAGCGACGGCGGCAGCACGGCCCGGGCCGCGGCGAACCGGTCGGCCAGCAGCTCGACCCCGCTCAGGTGTTCGGGGCGGAACCCGGCGCGCAGCAACTCGAGCAGGTTGCCGCCGGCGCCGCAGCCCACCTCCATCAGACGCACGGCCGACAGGTCGCCGAGGCCCTCGCGCGCGAAGAAGCCGAGCATGGCCCGCTGCCGCTCGTGCACGGTCTGCCAGACGTCGGGGCGCACGAGGCTGTAGCGGTCGCCCGCCGTGCGCCGCGCGTACCGTTCGGCGACCGCTTCGGGTTCGTTCATGGCCGCTCTGCTTTCATGTCACCGCCTTCAGGAACCGGTCCGCGAGCACCGGGTAGGTGTGGTGGGCCTGGACGAACGCCCGGCCGCGTTCGCCCATCGCCGCGCGCTCGGCCGGACTCGCCGCCAGCAGGCGGCGCAGCCCGTCGGCCACGGCCGGCGCGGATTCGGGGGGCACCGTCAGGCCGCAGCCGGCCTCGGCGACCGGGTCGTTGCCGGCCTCCACCGAATGCAGCACGGCCCGGCCCGCCATCATGTAGTCCATCAGCTTGTTCGGCGCGATGCCGAAGCGGTACAGCGGCACCCGTTGCCAGCCGATGTACGCGATGTCGAACTCGGCCAGCAGCGCCGGGATCTGCGCCTTCGGCACCGGCGGCAGCATCACCACACGGTCGAGGCCCTCGGCCGCCACGCGTGCGGCGAGCCGCTGCTTCTCGTGGCCGTCGCCCACCAGCACGAAGGACACCGGCTCGTCGCGCATCGTGGCGGCGGCGTCGAGCAGCACGTCGAGCGCGTTCGGTTCGCCATGCGAACCCGCGTAGCCCACGATGGCACGGCCGGCCGCACGTTCGCGGGCGATGCGTTCGCGCACGGCGGCGTCGAGCGGCGGCGCGTCGCCCGCCCACTCCTCGGGCGAGATGCCGTTGGGCACGATGTGCAGCTTCGCCAGGTCGAGCCCGTGCGCGGCCATGTGGCCGGCCACCTTCGGCAGCATCGACACGACGGCATCGGCGTCGCGGTACGCGTCGTTCTCGGCCTTCTGGCACATCACGATGAACGGGTGCCGCGGCGACATGCCCGACAGCTCCACCGGCGAGGCCGGCCACAGGTCGTGCACCTCGTACACGAGCTTCGCCTTCGCGAGCCGCGCGAGGCGGCGGGCGACCCAGATGTCCATCGGGTACGTGCTCGACGCGATCACCACGTCGGGCCGGAAGGCCTCGACCTGGCGCCGCGCGTCGCGCCACACCTGCCAGAGGAACGTGGCGATGTTGCGCACGCGGCCCACGCCGTTGCCCACGTAGGCCGGCACGGGCCACCAGCGGTAGGCGATGCCGTCGATGACCTCGTCCACCGGGGCGCCGACCACCTCGGGCTGGCGTGCGCGCACGTGCGAGTACGACGCGGCGACGATCTGCACCCGGTGCCCGGCGCGCACCCATTCGCGGGCCAGGTAGTACGGCCGGAACTCCATGCCGTGGCGCGGCGAACCGGCGTAATGGTTGAGCAGCAGGATGTTCATGCCGGGGGGAATTCTTTCAGGCGGTCGAGCAGGCGCGCCACGGCGGGTGGGAACAGGGCGTGCTGCGCCACCCAGTCGCGGTTGGCGGCGGCGATGGCGGCGGCACGTTCGCGCAGCGGTTCGAGGGCGGGTGGCGCGGCCGGGTCCGTGACGATCAGGCCGTTGTCGCCGTCGCGCACCAGCTCGCGGTTGGCCGGCAGGTCGCTCAGCAGCGGCACGCAGCCGTGGGCCATCGCCTCGAGCACGGACACGGCGACCGAATCGCTCCCGGGCAGGCTCACGTACCACTGCGCGCGGCCATAGCACCGCGCCTGCGACTCGGCGTCGAGCCGGCCGGTGAAGGTGACGGCCTCGTCGATGCCGAGGTCGCGCGTCTTGCGTTCCAGCGACTCGCGCAGCGAGCCGTCGTTCGCCACCACGAGGCGGGCCTCCGGGCGGTGCCGCAGCACCTGGGCGAACAGCGCCAGCACGCGCTCGGGACGGTAGATCGGCTCCAGGCCGCGGTTCGCGTAGAACAGCCACGGGTCCTTCGCCGGCGGGGCCGGCGGCAGCGTGTCGAGACCGAACGGGAAGGTCATCACGTCCCGCGCGCCGAGGGCCTGCATGCGCGAGGTCATGTGCAGCGAGTCGCTGGTGCACACGGCGCAGGCCCGCAGCACGCGGCGGGTCAGCACGCGGTAGGGCGTCGAGCGTGCAGGGGTCACGAGGATGTCGCTGCCCCACGCCGAGCCCACGAGCCGCGCGCGCAGGCGCCACAGGCGCTTGGCCAGCCAGGCGAGCGTGCCGTGCGAGGTCAGGTAGTGGGCGTTGATCCAGTCCGCATCCACGTCGCGCAGCCACCAGCCGAGGCGGGGCAGCGACCGGAGCAGGCCCACATTGCCGCCGCCGTGGGCCGGGTCGTTGCCGAGCGCGAGCCGCTGCGACGGCGGCACGAGGCCCTGCAGCTCGGGCAGGAAGCCGCGGCTGGAAGCGACCCACAGCGACAGTCCCGGCACGGCCGCGAGCGCACGCGCCCACTTGAGCAGGTGCGGGCTCTCGCCGTCGCCGAACAGCACGTAGCGCATCAGCACGCCTCCCCGCGGCCCGCCCAGGCCTCGTAGTGCGGTCGCCAGGCCGGGTGCCGTTCGAGCAGCACCGCGTCGCCGTCGCGGGTGTCGCCCACCACCGTCGCGGGGGCACCGCCGATCACCGCGAAGTCGGGAAAGTCGCCCCGCACGCGGCTGTGCGACAGCACGAGGCAGCCCTTCCCGAGCGTGGTGTTCGGCTCGATCACGCTGTGCGGGCCGATGAAGCTGAACCCGCCGATGTGCACGGGCCCCGCGACGAAGCCCGGCCGGCCGCCCTCGGGCACCTCGCCGTACGCGTCCCCCATCAGGCGCAGGCTGCGGTGCGAGCTGTGGCTCACGATGCTGACGTAGTTGGTGATCTGCACGCCGGCGTCGATGCGCACGCCGTGGCTCGCCTCGATGAAGTTGAAGTGGCCGATGAACACGTTGTCGGCGAGCTGCAGTTGGTCCTCGTGTTCGATGCACGTGGTGGGCGAGAGGCGCGTGAGCGGCAGCAGCCGGCCGTCGGCCGCGCGCTCGCCGAACACGATGCGGAAGAAGAGCCGGTGCCACAGCCACCGGCGCGCGCGGTTGGTCCAGGCCCTAAGCGGCAGCAGCGCCATGCGGCACCTCCTTCCACGTCGCGAGGCACCAGAAGTAGGCCCCGAAGTACAGCGTCATGCCGGCCGACACGGCCCAGGCGCCGCCCAGCAGGCCGCCGAAGTGCAGTCCCGCGGCGAGCGCGGCCAGGAACACCGCCTGGCCCACGAGCGAGAAGCGCAGCGCCCAGCCCTGGGCGCGCCACGCGAGGGTCACGACGGCCAGCGGGGCGGCGACGAAGTGCGCGCCGATGTACGGGGCCAGCGCCCGCGCCAGCTCGCCGGCGGGCCGCCAGCGTTCGCCGAACAGCCACGCGAACAGCGACGGCCCCGTGATCACCAGCACCAGCACCAGCGGCACGGCGATCGCCGCGAGCATGCCCATCACCTGCCGCACCGCGCGGCGGGCGTCGTCGGGGGCCGCGTGCGCGAGCTTCGGGTACAGCGCCTGCGACACCGCGCTGCCCACGAGCGTGGCCGGCGCCTTCAGGTAACGCAGCGCGAGGCCCCAGAAGCCGGCGGCGGCCTCACCGGTCCAGGCCACGAGCAGCACCACGGCGAGCGTGTCCTGCAGCGCGCCCGCGAAGGCATGGGGCGTGTTGAGCAGCGGGAATTCGCGGTGCCGGCGCGCCACCGCGGCCAGCGCGGCGCGCGGCGTGTGCAGCAGCGCACGCCAGCCGCCCTTCGGCACGGGGCCGGTGAACCAGGCGCAGGCCGCGAGGGCCGCCACCACCGGCCCGCCCACGAGGCCCGCCGGGCCCAGGTGGGCGACACCCCCGGCCACCTGCAGCACCGCGGCCCCGCCATACTGCGTGACCCGGCTGCCCGACACCCGGCGGAAGTGCTGCGCGCGCGTGGCCCACAGCGTGAGGCACTGCACCAGGCCGGCCGCGGCCACCGCCACGGGCAGCCAGGCCCACAACGCGAGCCCGAACACCTCGCCCGCGATCCACGCGAGCGGCACGCAGCACAACGTGACGGCGGCGAGGACCCGCAGGCACAGCGCCATCAGGTCGCGGGCCTCGTCCTCGTCGCGGGCGAGCGGCAGCGCGAAGTCGTAGCGCGCGCAGGCGATCACCGCGACGTTGGCCGCCAGCGCCGCGAACGCGGTGTAGTGCCCGAACTCGTCCGGGGTATAGAGCCGCGTGAGCCACGGCCCGAGCAGCAGCGGGATGGCCTGGGCCACGGCGCCGCCGGCCAGCAGGGTCAGCGTCGCCTTCAGCAGACCATCGGGCCGGCTGTGCATGGGGTCAGGCGAGCGACCGCCGCAGGGCCTCGACGACCCGGTCCTGCTGGGCCTCGGTGAGGTCCGCGCTCATCGGCAGGCTCATCACCCGTTCGCTCGCGGCATCGCTCACGGGGAAGGCGGCGTCGCCCGCGTGCGCGGCATACGCCGGCTGCCGGTGCAGCGGCTTCGGGTAGTGCACGGCGGTGGGAATGCCGGCGGCCTGCAGGTGCGCCTGGACCTCGGCGCGCCGCTCAACGAACACGGTGTACTGCCCCCACACGCACTCGCGGTCGGGGCGCACCGTCAACAACTGCACGCCGCTGCCGTCGAGCAGTTGCGAGTACCGCGCACCGATCTCGCGGCGGCGCTGCAGCTCCCACTCGAAGCGCTCGAGCTTGGCGAGCACGATGGCGCACTGCAGCGTGTCCATGCGGCCGCCCACGCCCACGCGGGTGTGGGTGTAGCGCGCGCTCTGGCCGTGCACACGGATCTCGCGGCAGGCCCGGGCGAGCGTGTCGTCGCTCGTGAAGATGGCACCACCGTCGCCATAGCAGCCCAGCGGCTTGCTGGGGAAGAAGCTCGTGCAGCCGAACGTGCTCAGCGCACCGCTGCGGGCGCCCTGGTACGTGGCGCCGAAGCTCTGGGCCGCGTCCTCGATGACGGGGAGGCCGTGCCGCGCGGCGATGGCGTTCAGCGGCGCCATGTCGGCCACCTGGCCGTACAGGCTCACCGGCATGATGGCGCGGGTGCGGGGTGTGATGCGGGCCTCGACCAGCGAGACGTCGAGGTTGCAGGTGTCGGGTTCGATGTCGACAAAGACCGGCACGCCGCCCAGCAGCACGATGGTCTCGGCGGTGGCGGCGAAGGTGAACGGCGTGGTGATGACCTCGTCGCCGGGCTTCAGGTCGAGCGCCATCAGTGCGATCAGCAGCGCCTCGGTGCCGCTCGACACGGTGATGCAGTGGCGGGCGCCGGTGAACGCGGCGAGCTGGCCTTCCAGCTCGGCGACTTCGGGGCCCATGATGTACTGGCCGTGGTCGAGCACGCGCTGCATGCGTTCCGCGATGCGGTCTTTCAGCGCGGCGTACTGCGACGCCAGGTCGATGAAGGGCAGGCTCACTCGATGACCTCGCAGACCCCGTCGCGCAGCCGGTACCGTTCGCCCGTGGCCGGGCACGTGGCCTCGCCGTCGCCGGTGAGCGGCAGGTCGAGGCGTTCGCCGTGGCGGCTCATCCAGCCGATCTGCTTCGCCGGCACGCCCACCACCAGCGCGAAGGCCGGCACGTCGCGGCTGACCACGGCGCCCGCGCCCACGAAGGCGTACGGGTGGACGGTGGTGCCGCACACGATGGTGCAGTTGGCGCCGAGCGTGGCGCCCTGGCGCACCAGCGTGTGCCGGTATTCGTTCTTGCGCACGACGGCCGAGCGCGGGTTGAACACGTTCGTGAACACCATGCTCGGGCCGCAGAACACGTCGTCCTCCAGCGTGACCGCGTCGTACACCGACACGTTGTTCTGGATCTTCACGCGGTGCCCGATGCGCACGTGGTTGCCGACGTACACGCCCTGCCCGAGCGAACAGCCGTCACCGATGCGGGCGCCGGCGCACACGTGGGCGAAGTGCCACACACGGGTGCCCTCGCCGAGCACGGCGCCGTCGTCGACGATGGCGGACGGGTGGATGGTGGCCGCTGGCATCGGTCAGAACACCAGCGGCAGGCCCACGCGCACGCCGTCGCGGGCGGAGCGGTACGCGGCGATCAGCACCTCGAGCGACCGCAGGCCCTCGTAGCCGTCGACGTGGGCGTGCGCCTCGCCGCGCAACGTGCGGATCACGTTGTCGTAGTACAGCGGGTGGCCGGGGCCGTAGACGCTCTCGACGCCGTAGCTCGCCTGCTGCACGAGGGCGTCGTCGGCGTGGGGCGCGTCGAACTCCCAGTGCTCGATCTTGTTGACGGCCACGCCGCCCACGCGCACCGTGCCGCGTTCGCCGAGCAGCGTGATGCTGCCCTCGAAGTTGCGGTTGTGCGTGAGCATCGTCACGTTGACCGAGGCGAGCGCGCCGCTGCGCAGACGCAGGCTCATCACGCCGGTGTCCTCGGCCTCGATGTTGCGGGCGAGCGTGGCGGTGTACGCGTGCACGTTGTCGACCGGACCCACCAGCCAGTCGACCATGTCGACGTAGTGGCTCGCCTGGTTCATGAAGGCGCCGCCGTCCATGTCCCAGCGGCCGCGCCACGGGGCGGCGTCGTAGTAGGCCTGGGGGCGCGTCCAGAAGACATTGACGTTGACCATCGCGAGGCGGCCGAAGCGCCCCTGGTCCACCGCGCGCTTGACGAGTTGCAGCGTGGCGTTGAGCCGGTTCTGCTTCACGACGAAGAGCTTGACGCCCGCGTCGCGGCAGGCGCGCACCATCGCGACACCCTCGTCCCACTTGGTGGCCATGGGCTTTTCGCTGAGCACGTGGCGGCCGGCCTGGGCGACGCGGATGGCCTGCTGCGGGTGCAGGCCGCTCGGCGTGGCGAGCACCACCAGGTCGGGGCTGCTGCCGGCGAGCAGTTCGTCGAGCGAGGCGAAACCCGGGGCGCCCGTGTCGGCGACGGCGCGGGCGAGCGAATCGGGGTTCGTGTCGCAGACGGCGACCCACTCGGCCCGGTCGGCGTGCTGCTTCAGCGCGTCGATGTGGTTCTTCGAGATGCGGCCGCAGCCGACGAGCGCCAGTCGGAGCTTGCGGTCACGGATGACGGACGGGACGGGCATGGAGGCACTTTTCGGGCAGGACGCCCGCATGAAACGGCCGATTTTATGCGCCCCGGCCCCGGCGCCCCTAAAATCGCGGGTTCCTTCGAGAAAGCCCCATGAGCCATCCCACCCCGCCCCCCGACGAGAACCACCTGATTGCCGAACGCCGCGAGAAGCTCGCCGCCATCCGGAAACAGGGCATCGCCTTCCCGAACGACTTCAAGCCGGCCCACCGGGCGGCCGCGCTGGTGGGCGAACACGGCGAGAAAGACAACGAGACGCTCGAGCCGCTGGCCGTGACCGTGTCGGTGGCCGGCCGCATGATGCTGCGCCGGGTGATGGGCAAGGCGAGCTTCGCCACGATGCAGGACGCGACCGGCCAGATCCAGCTGTACGTCACCCGCGACGGCATCGGCGAGGAGGCCTATGCCGCGTTCAAGCACTGGGACCTGGGTGACATCCTCGGCGCCGAGGGCACGCTGTTCAAGACGAAGACGGGCGAGCTGTCGGTCAAGGTGACGTCGCTGCGCCTGCTCACGAAGAGCCTGCGCCCGCTGCCGGACAAGTTCCACGGCATGAGCGACCAGGAGCAGAAATACCGCCAGCGCTACGTCGACCTCATCACCGATGGCGACGCCCGCAAGCGTTTCGCCGCCCGCAGCAAGGCCATCAGCTCGATCCGCCAGTTCATGGTGGACAAC
This genomic stretch from Piscinibacter gummiphilus harbors:
- a CDS encoding glycosyltransferase family 4 protein, coding for MNILLLNHYAGSPRHGMEFRPYYLAREWVRAGHRVQIVAASYSHVRARQPEVVGAPVDEVIDGIAYRWWPVPAYVGNGVGRVRNIATFLWQVWRDARRQVEAFRPDVVIASSTYPMDIWVARRLARLAKAKLVYEVHDLWPASPVELSGMSPRHPFIVMCQKAENDAYRDADAVVSMLPKVAGHMAAHGLDLAKLHIVPNGISPEEWAGDAPPLDAAVRERIARERAAGRAIVGYAGSHGEPNALDVLLDAAATMRDEPVSFVLVGDGHEKQRLAARVAAEGLDRVVMLPPVPKAQIPALLAEFDIAYIGWQRVPLYRFGIAPNKLMDYMMAGRAVLHSVEAGNDPVAEAGCGLTVPPESAPAVADGLRRLLAASPAERAAMGERGRAFVQAHHTYPVLADRFLKAVT
- a CDS encoding glycosyltransferase; protein product: MRYVLFGDGESPHLLKWARALAAVPGLSLWVASSRGFLPELQGLVPPSQRLALGNDPAHGGGNVGLLRSLPRLGWWLRDVDADWINAHYLTSHGTLAWLAKRLWRLRARLVGSAWGSDILVTPARSTPYRVLTRRVLRACAVCTSDSLHMTSRMQALGARDVMTFPFGLDTLPPAPPAKDPWLFYANRGLEPIYRPERVLALFAQVLRHRPEARLVVANDGSLRESLERKTRDLGIDEAVTFTGRLDAESQARCYGRAQWYVSLPGSDSVAVSVLEAMAHGCVPLLSDLPANRELVRDGDNGLIVTDPAAPPALEPLRERAAAIAAANRDWVAQHALFPPAVARLLDRLKEFPPA
- a CDS encoding acyltransferase, with amino-acid sequence MALLPLRAWTNRARRWLWHRLFFRIVFGERAADGRLLPLTRLSPTTCIEHEDQLQLADNVFIGHFNFIEASHGVRIDAGVQITNYVSIVSHSSHRSLRLMGDAYGEVPEGGRPGFVAGPVHIGGFSFIGPHSVIEPNTTLGKGCLVLSHSRVRGDFPDFAVIGGAPATVVGDTRDGDAVLLERHPAWRPHYEAWAGRGEAC
- a CDS encoding lipopolysaccharide biosynthesis protein; this encodes MHSRPDGLLKATLTLLAGGAVAQAIPLLLGPWLTRLYTPDEFGHYTAFAALAANVAVIACARYDFALPLARDEDEARDLMALCLRVLAAVTLCCVPLAWIAGEVFGLALWAWLPVAVAAAGLVQCLTLWATRAQHFRRVSGSRVTQYGGAAVLQVAGGVAHLGPAGLVGGPVVAALAACAWFTGPVPKGGWRALLHTPRAALAAVARRHREFPLLNTPHAFAGALQDTLAVVLLVAWTGEAAAGFWGLALRYLKAPATLVGSAVSQALYPKLAHAAPDDARRAVRQVMGMLAAIAVPLVLVLVITGPSLFAWLFGERWRPAGELARALAPYIGAHFVAAPLAVVTLAWRAQGWALRFSLVGQAVFLAALAAGLHFGGLLGGAWAVSAGMTLYFGAYFWCLATWKEVPHGAAAA
- a CDS encoding DegT/DnrJ/EryC1/StrS family aminotransferase, yielding MPFIDLASQYAALKDRIAERMQRVLDHGQYIMGPEVAELEGQLAAFTGARHCITVSSGTEALLIALMALDLKPGDEVITTPFTFAATAETIVLLGGVPVFVDIEPDTCNLDVSLVEARITPRTRAIMPVSLYGQVADMAPLNAIAARHGLPVIEDAAQSFGATYQGARSGALSTFGCTSFFPSKPLGCYGDGGAIFTSDDTLARACREIRVHGQSARYTHTRVGVGGRMDTLQCAIVLAKLERFEWELQRRREIGARYSQLLDGSGVQLLTVRPDRECVWGQYTVFVERRAEVQAHLQAAGIPTAVHYPKPLHRQPAYAAHAGDAAFPVSDAASERVMSLPMSADLTEAQQDRVVEALRRSLA
- a CDS encoding acyltransferase — translated: MPAATIHPSAIVDDGAVLGEGTRVWHFAHVCAGARIGDGCSLGQGVYVGNHVRIGHRVKIQNNVSVYDAVTLEDDVFCGPSMVFTNVFNPRSAVVRKNEYRHTLVRQGATLGANCTIVCGTTVHPYAFVGAGAVVSRDVPAFALVVGVPAKQIGWMSRHGERLDLPLTGDGEATCPATGERYRLRDGVCEVIE